A window from Pseudomonas alloputida encodes these proteins:
- the codB gene encoding cytosine permease, with protein sequence MSSPSEFPLSEAPQSARKGLLPIAMVLFSFTFFTGTMFAGGKLGMAFSFVDMLWVATLGNSLLALYAAALAFIASRSGLNTVLMGRFCFGEAGSRLSDFLLGFAELGWYAWGTATVAIVLVKLLGLADGFGMPLMVLFGLGFSITAIIGFKGLDLLSRVSVPLMFVLLLVSMYIATRDAGGFAGLAAVVPHETMTFSAAVTMVFGTFASGATQATNWTRLARSGRVAVIASGVAFLLGNGLMVVAGAWCAMVYQQADIVDVMMLQGLSFAAVVMLCLNLWTIQGPTIYNVSAAACHLLRSERRRTATLVAAGVGIVLAMGGMYEMLIPFLVLLGSIIPPVGGVIMADFWYRHRGKYPPLCTANLPRYNLTGLFAYAVGAVLAYASPWVAPLVGIAASAVCYIVILELGARRRAPGQAGVEP encoded by the coding sequence ATGAGCTCACCCAGCGAATTTCCCCTCAGCGAAGCCCCCCAGTCCGCCCGCAAGGGCCTGCTGCCGATCGCGATGGTCTTGTTCAGCTTCACCTTCTTTACCGGCACGATGTTCGCCGGCGGCAAGCTGGGCATGGCATTCAGTTTTGTCGACATGCTGTGGGTGGCTACCCTCGGCAACAGCCTGCTGGCCTTGTATGCCGCAGCGTTGGCCTTCATTGCCTCGCGCAGCGGGCTGAATACCGTGTTGATGGGGCGCTTCTGTTTCGGTGAAGCGGGGAGCCGGCTCTCGGACTTTCTGCTGGGTTTTGCCGAACTGGGCTGGTATGCCTGGGGTACGGCCACGGTGGCGATCGTGCTGGTCAAGCTGCTGGGGCTGGCGGATGGCTTCGGTATGCCGTTGATGGTGCTTTTCGGGCTGGGTTTCAGCATTACGGCCATTATCGGTTTCAAGGGGCTGGACCTGCTGTCGCGGGTGTCGGTGCCATTGATGTTCGTGCTGCTGTTGGTGTCCATGTACATCGCCACCCGCGATGCCGGTGGCTTTGCCGGCCTGGCTGCAGTCGTCCCGCATGAAACCATGACCTTTTCGGCGGCAGTGACCATGGTCTTCGGCACCTTCGCCAGTGGCGCCACCCAGGCCACCAACTGGACACGGCTGGCACGCAGTGGCCGGGTAGCGGTGATCGCCAGCGGGGTGGCATTCCTCCTTGGCAACGGCCTGATGGTGGTGGCCGGGGCGTGGTGCGCGATGGTTTACCAGCAGGCCGATATCGTCGACGTGATGATGCTGCAGGGCCTGTCGTTCGCGGCCGTGGTTATGCTGTGCCTAAACCTGTGGACCATTCAGGGGCCGACCATCTACAACGTGTCGGCCGCCGCCTGCCACTTGTTGCGCAGCGAGCGCCGGCGCACGGCAACGCTGGTGGCGGCCGGGGTTGGCATTGTGCTGGCGATGGGTGGCATGTACGAAATGCTGATCCCGTTCCTGGTGCTGCTGGGGTCGATCATTCCGCCGGTGGGTGGGGTGATCATGGCTGACTTCTGGTATCGCCACCGCGGCAAATACCCGCCACTGTGTACGGCAAACCTGCCTCGCTACAACCTCACCGGGCTGTTTGCCTATGCCGTGGGCGCTGTACTGGCCTATGCCTCACCGTGGGTCGCGCCGCTGGTGGGCATCGCCGCCTCGGCAGTGTGCTACATCGTCATTCTGGAGCTGGGCGCACGCCGCCGCGCGCCGGGCCAGGCGGGCGTCGAGCCGTGA
- the tenA gene encoding thiaminase II, translating into MSMDIFERLKAAATPQWNRYVDHDFVRQMGAGTLSEEAFRTYLVQDYLFLIQFARAWALAAYKSRRPADIRAAQAGLSAILDETELHLRLCARWGLTQADIEAAPEHQATVAYTRYVLDCGAAGDLLELHVALAPCVIGYAEIGRTLAERIGDLSNHPYREWIGEYAGEGYQGVAAAARKHLDELAARSMTEQRFAELAGIFGQASSLEADFWQMGLDGTV; encoded by the coding sequence ATGAGCATGGATATCTTCGAGCGCCTCAAGGCCGCTGCCACGCCACAATGGAACCGCTACGTAGACCATGACTTCGTGCGGCAGATGGGCGCAGGCACGCTGAGCGAGGAAGCGTTCCGTACCTACCTTGTGCAGGATTACCTGTTCCTGATCCAGTTCGCCCGCGCCTGGGCGTTGGCCGCCTACAAAAGCCGCCGCCCGGCCGACATTCGTGCGGCGCAGGCCGGGCTGTCGGCGATCCTGGATGAAACCGAGCTGCACTTGCGACTGTGCGCGCGCTGGGGCTTGACCCAGGCAGACATCGAGGCCGCGCCAGAGCATCAGGCCACGGTGGCATACACCCGTTATGTGCTGGACTGCGGCGCAGCGGGCGATCTGCTGGAGCTGCATGTGGCACTGGCACCTTGCGTGATCGGCTATGCCGAAATCGGCCGGACCCTGGCCGAGCGCATTGGCGACTTGAGCAATCACCCCTACCGCGAGTGGATTGGCGAGTATGCCGGGGAGGGCTACCAAGGGGTGGCCGCAGCAGCGCGCAAGCACCTGGATGAACTGGCCGCGCGCAGCATGACCGAGCAGCGGTTCGCCGAACTGGCAGGGATTTTTGGCCAGGCCTCCAGCCTGGAGGCGGATTTCTGGCAAATGGGGTTGGACGGGACCGTGTAA
- a CDS encoding TenA family protein has translation MTERFSQSLRRQSEPTWSAAVGHRFVTRLCDGSLPDPIMVDYLVQDHRFLDSFLTLLGAAIATADTFEARLRFGRFAGMISSDENTYFLRAFEALGVRPAQRSEPADTAPTAGFKAIMREAAATRSYAAALAVLNVAEGLYLDWALKAPKPMPDNFVHAEWITLHDNPAFQAFVAFLQAELDRVGPQEAALASDFYQRTVALELAFFDAVYPEGK, from the coding sequence ATGACCGAACGTTTCAGCCAGTCCCTGCGCCGCCAGAGCGAGCCGACCTGGTCGGCGGCCGTTGGCCACCGTTTCGTGACCCGATTGTGCGACGGCAGCCTGCCTGACCCGATCATGGTCGACTACCTGGTCCAGGACCACCGTTTCCTCGACAGCTTCCTGACCCTGCTGGGCGCGGCCATCGCCACCGCTGACACGTTTGAAGCCCGCCTGCGCTTCGGCCGTTTTGCCGGGATGATCTCCAGTGACGAGAACACTTACTTCCTGCGTGCCTTCGAGGCCTTGGGTGTCCGCCCGGCGCAACGCAGTGAACCGGCCGATACCGCGCCTACCGCAGGTTTCAAGGCGATCATGCGCGAAGCGGCAGCCACCCGTTCCTATGCAGCGGCACTGGCGGTGCTGAACGTTGCCGAAGGCCTGTACCTGGACTGGGCGCTCAAGGCGCCGAAACCGATGCCGGACAACTTCGTCCATGCCGAGTGGATTACCCTGCATGACAACCCGGCATTCCAGGCATTCGTCGCTTTCCTGCAGGCCGAACTGGACCGCGTCGGCCCGCAGGAGGCCGCTTTGGCAAGTGACTTCTACCAGCGCACCGTGGCGCTGGAGCTGGCTTTCTTCGATGCTGTGTACCCGGAGGGCAAATGA
- a CDS encoding Ig-like domain-containing protein, producing MKTPAVSHASRRAFQLTSVTALMISLGLITAMASPLDDNSMPPPTDPSAYTDQPDDPTSALLELNTMPEANEGSLELTDGVYGDRNTVRTDNVLPPALQTSDKYPTNGKPSPLFGAQPFTQQLLLFEEFGSEKLDPTTPVPDLTFPVPTLGAAPAQDPNVVARSGPSGSALEAFLKQPGLYPFPTQYANVLDRNPWKAQIEMFLNRQPVGSPAEGRPPGKGWSHQRWNEFYPQAAFKTAQAGARINLGLRDRKQLHNYAVGEFAPGGLYYQTSDIPTTLGTTKGIDTRFHPNMPLQNHKSLWTFDGTFPPKLLMVRYGQPILMRHYNALPIDPSANGGFGLHTISTHEHNGHSPAESDGFANAYFFPGQYYDYRWPVQLAGYDTINTRAQDPRAAFPCSPGETLFVNDGSPGLKTCENGSIKIRGDWRETMSTHWFHDHMMDFTAQNVYKGNAVMMNYYSALDRGNEALQDGVNLRFPSGSAMPWGNRDYDVNLVIADKAWDANGQLWFNPFNTDGFLADQILVNWQYKPRLKVRARSYRFRLLNGSVSRYFKFAVVREIAGNSGEFKGPSGSNLSYARVPFHMIANDGNIMEHAVPFDGTMDLNGDGNLQDNNGVLPVQAIAERYDIIINFAKNGIKAGDKLYFVNLMEHDSGKGPKQAIPLADVLSEKYKAVIKQTSKGPQWDNGDPAVGKFLQLWVQPYTGQDLSMDPVAYEPAKPGKAAGLKMLPLPIDRDAAADQAKLKDARHREFIFGRSDGTDTTPWTIKTDGGFGYSMDPRRISAAPQLANQSTDGGFSGDGTLEVWKIVNGGNGWSHPVHVHFEEGVILSRDGKAPPEWEKWARKDVYRIGSEPDSSEEVEMAIRFREFAGTYMEHCHNTQHEDSSMLLRWDLEHPGQFQVMPTPLPGWDGVRYMASVGLPTFRTKTDDDDDDPANKPPVVANDSAATTAGKPITLNVLANDSDPDGNVPLTVTGLSQPDSGQGTVSTDGSTVTYTPPATVATPFTASFNYTARDTKGADSVTPATVSIAVTPAVAADELKVTSATVQLRSGNRFTWDVQGTTTVATGNSISVTAATTGGPVSLGNATLTATTTGARWRVAVTTTGFGPATPATVTVKSTLGQTVTAPVTYK from the coding sequence ATGAAAACACCTGCTGTGAGCCACGCGTCCAGACGCGCGTTCCAACTGACCTCTGTCACTGCACTGATGATCAGCCTCGGGTTGATCACGGCCATGGCCTCTCCCCTCGACGACAACAGCATGCCCCCGCCAACCGACCCGTCGGCCTACACCGACCAGCCGGACGACCCGACGTCTGCCTTGCTTGAGCTGAACACCATGCCAGAGGCCAACGAAGGCTCGCTGGAGTTGACCGATGGCGTGTATGGCGACCGCAACACAGTCCGCACCGACAACGTGCTGCCACCTGCCCTGCAAACGTCGGACAAGTATCCTACCAACGGCAAACCCAGCCCGTTGTTCGGTGCGCAACCATTCACCCAGCAACTGTTACTGTTCGAAGAATTCGGGTCAGAGAAGCTCGACCCGACCACGCCGGTGCCCGATCTGACCTTCCCGGTACCGACCCTCGGCGCGGCCCCCGCGCAAGACCCCAACGTGGTGGCACGCAGCGGACCCAGTGGCAGCGCTTTGGAAGCGTTCCTCAAGCAACCCGGCCTGTACCCGTTCCCGACCCAGTACGCCAACGTGCTGGACCGCAACCCATGGAAGGCGCAGATCGAGATGTTCCTCAACCGCCAGCCGGTCGGCTCGCCCGCTGAAGGCCGGCCACCAGGAAAAGGCTGGTCGCACCAGCGCTGGAACGAGTTCTACCCGCAGGCAGCGTTCAAGACCGCCCAGGCCGGTGCGCGCATCAACCTCGGCCTGCGCGACCGCAAGCAACTGCACAACTATGCCGTCGGTGAATTCGCCCCGGGAGGCCTGTACTACCAGACCTCCGACATTCCGACCACGCTGGGCACCACCAAGGGCATCGACACACGCTTCCATCCGAACATGCCGCTGCAAAACCACAAATCGCTGTGGACCTTCGACGGCACTTTCCCGCCCAAGCTGCTGATGGTGCGCTACGGCCAGCCGATCCTGATGCGCCATTACAACGCCCTGCCAATTGACCCCTCGGCCAACGGTGGCTTTGGCCTGCATACCATTTCGACCCACGAGCACAACGGCCACTCCCCGGCCGAAAGCGACGGCTTTGCCAACGCGTACTTCTTCCCCGGCCAGTACTACGACTACCGCTGGCCGGTGCAGCTGGCCGGCTACGACACCATCAACACCCGTGCCCAGGACCCGCGTGCCGCTTTCCCCTGCTCGCCGGGTGAAACCTTGTTCGTCAACGATGGTTCACCGGGCCTGAAAACCTGCGAGAACGGCAGCATCAAGATTCGTGGCGACTGGCGCGAAACCATGAGTACCCACTGGTTCCACGACCACATGATGGATTTCACGGCGCAGAACGTCTACAAAGGCAACGCCGTGATGATGAACTACTACAGCGCCCTGGACCGCGGCAACGAGGCCCTGCAGGACGGCGTCAACCTGCGCTTCCCAAGCGGTTCAGCCATGCCTTGGGGTAACCGTGACTATGACGTCAACCTGGTGATTGCCGACAAAGCCTGGGATGCCAATGGCCAGCTGTGGTTCAACCCGTTCAACACGGACGGCTTCCTCGCTGACCAGATTCTGGTCAACTGGCAGTACAAGCCCAGGCTCAAGGTGCGTGCGCGCAGTTACCGTTTCCGTCTCCTCAACGGCTCGGTGTCGCGCTACTTCAAGTTCGCCGTGGTGCGGGAGATTGCCGGTAACAGCGGTGAGTTCAAAGGCCCGTCCGGCTCCAACCTGTCGTATGCGCGGGTGCCGTTCCACATGATCGCCAACGACGGCAATATCATGGAACACGCGGTGCCATTCGACGGCACGATGGACCTCAATGGTGACGGCAACCTGCAGGACAACAACGGCGTCTTGCCGGTGCAGGCCATTGCCGAGCGCTACGACATCATCATCAACTTCGCCAAGAACGGCATCAAGGCAGGCGACAAGCTGTACTTCGTCAACCTGATGGAGCACGACTCCGGCAAAGGTCCGAAGCAAGCTATCCCGTTGGCCGACGTGCTGTCGGAAAAATACAAGGCGGTAATCAAGCAGACCAGCAAAGGCCCGCAGTGGGACAACGGCGACCCGGCTGTCGGCAAGTTTCTGCAACTGTGGGTGCAGCCGTACACCGGCCAGGACCTGAGCATGGACCCGGTAGCCTATGAGCCGGCCAAGCCAGGCAAGGCTGCTGGCCTGAAAATGCTGCCCCTGCCCATTGACCGCGACGCCGCAGCCGACCAGGCCAAACTCAAGGATGCTCGCCACCGCGAGTTCATCTTTGGCCGCTCTGACGGCACGGACACCACCCCGTGGACCATCAAGACCGACGGCGGCTTTGGCTACAGCATGGACCCACGCCGTATCAGTGCCGCACCGCAACTGGCCAACCAGTCCACCGACGGTGGTTTCAGCGGCGACGGCACCCTGGAAGTGTGGAAAATCGTCAACGGCGGCAATGGCTGGAGCCACCCGGTACACGTGCACTTCGAGGAAGGCGTGATTCTTAGCCGCGACGGCAAGGCCCCGCCAGAATGGGAAAAATGGGCGCGCAAGGATGTGTACCGTATCGGGTCGGAACCTGATTCGTCCGAAGAGGTGGAAATGGCCATCCGCTTCCGCGAGTTCGCAGGCACCTACATGGAGCACTGCCACAACACCCAGCACGAGGACTCTTCGATGCTGCTGCGCTGGGACCTTGAACACCCGGGGCAGTTCCAGGTAATGCCCACCCCGCTGCCAGGATGGGATGGCGTGCGTTACATGGCCTCGGTAGGCCTGCCAACGTTCCGCACCAAAACCGATGACGACGATGACGACCCGGCCAACAAACCACCTGTCGTGGCCAACGACAGTGCCGCAACGACTGCAGGCAAGCCGATCACCCTGAACGTGCTGGCCAACGACAGCGACCCGGACGGCAACGTACCGCTCACGGTCACCGGCCTCAGCCAGCCGGACTCCGGCCAGGGTACCGTGAGCACGGACGGCAGCACAGTGACGTACACCCCACCCGCTACGGTCGCCACGCCGTTCACGGCCAGCTTCAATTACACGGCGCGTGATACCAAGGGGGCCGACTCGGTGACCCCGGCCACGGTCAGCATCGCCGTCACCCCAGCAGTG